From Actinosynnema mirum DSM 43827, a single genomic window includes:
- a CDS encoding hydantoinase/oxoprolinase family protein → MTTEPTRRYRLGVDVGGTFTDVVLADSATGELITDKVPSDAARPARAVVAGVLGVLERAGVSPAQVEHFSHGQTFALNTVLQRSGARVGLLVTAGFPDLLAIGRLRLDDPIDMFAEPARPLVDQRDVREIRQRHRADGAVERELDPAEVVAAVRDLVADGVEAVAVAFLHSHKHPEHEQRAAAAIAEAFPDLPVACSAALWPEEKEFERATVAVLAAHVGRALGGYLAHLSTALREAGLVCPLHITRSNGGVASIDHEPDQVLRAAVETLLSGPASGVAGVVRLAADTGLRDVVTMDMGGTSVDCAVVRGEIPYSTESVIGEFPLIIPSVEVSSIGAGGGSVVRVDRAGVLKVGPRSAGARPGPACYGRGGAEPTLTDAYVLCGYLDPADFAAGALTIDVGAARAAMAPVAEALGLGVEQAAEAAVSVATAMMHAQLVPLCAQHGVDPSALTMVAYGGAGPVQAALLARALNVAEVVVPASPGTLCAYGALATDMRVDLVAPIGGATDDAELRNTWDGLEARALAWYGEQDHGLHQDVRVTRWADVQLVGQSFTLPVSLPEDAEPGVPALREGFAEAYRRAYAVDPGPGELDVRSVRVVLAAAAELPRAPWRASGDAESLPHTVIEDGVAVPALVHRRNSLAAGAELVGPAVVSAPDTTIFVPSGCRAVVDGLGNLRIAVTPAERKAARA, encoded by the coding sequence ATGACCACCGAGCCCACCCGCCGCTACCGCCTCGGCGTCGACGTCGGCGGCACGTTCACCGACGTCGTCCTCGCCGACTCGGCCACCGGCGAGCTGATCACCGACAAGGTGCCCTCCGACGCGGCGCGGCCCGCGCGGGCCGTCGTGGCGGGCGTGCTCGGCGTGCTGGAGCGCGCAGGCGTCTCGCCCGCGCAGGTCGAGCACTTCTCGCACGGCCAGACGTTCGCGCTCAACACCGTGCTCCAGCGCTCCGGCGCGCGGGTCGGCCTGCTGGTCACCGCCGGGTTCCCGGACCTGCTGGCGATCGGGCGGCTGCGCCTGGACGACCCGATCGACATGTTCGCCGAACCCGCGAGGCCGCTGGTGGACCAGCGCGACGTGCGGGAGATCCGGCAGCGGCACCGCGCGGACGGCGCCGTCGAGCGCGAGCTGGACCCGGCGGAAGTCGTTGCGGCGGTACGGGATCTGGTCGCGGACGGCGTGGAGGCGGTCGCGGTCGCCTTCCTGCACTCGCACAAGCACCCCGAGCACGAGCAGCGTGCGGCTGCGGCGATCGCCGAGGCGTTCCCGGACCTGCCGGTGGCCTGCTCGGCGGCGCTGTGGCCGGAGGAGAAGGAGTTCGAGCGCGCCACCGTGGCGGTGCTGGCCGCGCACGTCGGGCGCGCGCTCGGCGGCTACCTGGCGCACCTGTCGACGGCGCTGCGCGAGGCCGGTCTGGTGTGCCCGCTGCACATCACCCGCTCCAACGGCGGGGTCGCCTCGATCGACCACGAGCCGGACCAGGTGCTGCGGGCGGCCGTGGAGACCCTGCTGTCGGGTCCGGCGAGCGGGGTGGCCGGGGTGGTGCGGCTGGCCGCCGACACCGGGCTGCGCGACGTGGTCACCATGGACATGGGCGGCACGAGCGTGGACTGCGCGGTGGTGCGCGGGGAGATCCCGTACTCCACCGAGAGCGTCATCGGCGAGTTCCCGCTGATCATCCCGTCGGTCGAGGTGTCCTCGATCGGCGCGGGCGGCGGGTCGGTGGTGCGGGTGGACCGGGCCGGGGTGCTCAAGGTCGGGCCGCGCAGCGCGGGCGCCCGTCCGGGACCGGCCTGCTACGGGCGCGGTGGCGCCGAGCCCACGCTCACCGACGCGTACGTGCTGTGCGGCTACCTGGACCCGGCGGACTTCGCGGCGGGCGCGCTGACCATCGACGTGGGCGCGGCGCGCGCGGCCATGGCCCCGGTCGCGGAAGCGCTCGGGCTGGGCGTGGAGCAGGCCGCCGAGGCCGCGGTCTCCGTCGCGACAGCGATGATGCACGCCCAACTGGTGCCGCTGTGCGCGCAGCACGGGGTGGACCCGTCCGCGCTGACCATGGTCGCCTACGGCGGCGCGGGACCGGTGCAGGCGGCGCTGCTGGCGCGGGCGCTCAACGTCGCCGAGGTCGTCGTCCCGGCCTCCCCCGGCACGCTGTGCGCGTACGGCGCGCTGGCCACCGACATGCGCGTGGACCTGGTCGCGCCGATCGGGGGCGCCACCGACGACGCCGAGCTGCGGAACACCTGGGACGGCCTGGAGGCCCGCGCGCTGGCCTGGTACGGCGAGCAGGACCACGGGCTGCACCAGGACGTCCGGGTCACGCGCTGGGCGGACGTGCAGCTGGTGGGCCAGTCGTTCACGCTCCCCGTGTCGCTGCCCGAGGACGCCGAGCCCGGTGTTCCCGCGCTGCGCGAGGGTTTCGCCGAGGCCTACCGGCGCGCCTACGCGGTCGACCCCGGTCCCGGCGAGCTGGACGTGCGCAGCGTGCGCGTGGTGCTGGCCGCCGCCGCCGAGCTGCCGCGCGCCCCGTGGCGGGCCAGCGGGGACGCGGAGTCGTTGCCGCACACCGTGATCGAGGACGGCGTGGCCGTGCCCGCGCTCGTGCACCGCAGGAACTCGTTGGCAGCCGGGGCCGAACTCGTCGGTCCCGCGGTGGTGTCCGCGCCGGACACCACGATCTTCGTGCCGTCCGGGTGCCGCGCCGTCGTCGACGGGCTGGGCAACCTGCGGATCGCCGTCACCCCCGCCGAGAGGAAGGCCGCCCGTGCGTAG
- a CDS encoding ABC transporter permease: protein MRPISLLRGAFTLACVVFVLLPLLVVVVASVSTDHVLTGLPSGFTLEWVRTALAYEPFRIGVQYSLQVAAIATALSLLLGVPAAYAIARLDVPGAGLLRTVFVAPLSLPRVVTGFSFFVLYASLLPAAYGTVGGVAFAHTLLLLPFVVSLVGAGLAGLDPALEEAARDLGASPVATFFRVTLPQIRTSLVISAVFAFLTSFDEVDTSVFLMPADVTTLPVAIFLRLEQNQDPTTSAVSSLMIVASLAVAALAALGVRGSGLAGSKDSSGEGRS from the coding sequence ATGAGGCCGATCTCCTTGCTGCGCGGGGCTTTCACGCTCGCGTGCGTGGTGTTCGTGCTGCTGCCGCTGCTGGTCGTGGTGGTGGCCTCGGTCAGCACCGACCACGTGCTGACCGGCCTGCCGTCCGGGTTCACGCTGGAGTGGGTGCGCACCGCGCTGGCCTACGAGCCGTTCCGGATCGGCGTGCAGTACTCCTTGCAGGTGGCCGCGATCGCCACCGCGCTCTCGCTGCTGCTGGGCGTCCCGGCGGCCTACGCCATCGCCCGGCTGGACGTGCCGGGCGCGGGCCTGCTGCGCACGGTGTTCGTCGCGCCGCTGAGCCTGCCGCGCGTGGTGACCGGGTTCAGCTTCTTCGTGCTCTACGCCTCGCTGCTGCCCGCCGCGTACGGCACGGTCGGCGGGGTCGCGTTCGCGCACACGTTGCTGCTGCTGCCTTTTGTGGTGTCGCTGGTGGGCGCGGGGCTCGCGGGGCTGGACCCGGCGCTGGAGGAGGCGGCCCGCGACCTGGGCGCCTCGCCGGTGGCCACGTTCTTCCGGGTCACCCTGCCGCAGATCCGCACCTCGCTGGTGATCTCGGCGGTGTTCGCGTTCCTCACCTCGTTCGACGAGGTCGACACCTCGGTGTTCCTGATGCCCGCGGACGTCACCACCCTGCCGGTCGCGATCTTCCTGCGGCTGGAGCAGAACCAGGACCCGACGACGTCGGCGGTGTCCAGCCTGATGATCGTCGCCTCGCTGGCGGTCGCGGCGCTGGCGGCGCTCGGCGTGCGGGGATCGGGCTTGGCAGGCAGCAAGGACTCCTCCGGGGAAGGACGGTCATGA